Proteins from a genomic interval of Plasmodium reichenowi strain SY57 chromosome 13, whole genome shotgun sequence:
- a CDS encoding leucine-rich repeat protein, with the protein MKNILNNDEVKNIIEKNEGYYSIIELNDVLYLNNKLYTKIECLQNLHNLKTLYLNNNALEKIEGLDCCINLIALYLNCNQIKKIENLNNLIRLRILNLEDNNIFVIENLECLDCLEDLNLSNNCLGSKGSPNTSILHKNKNIYILNLSNNQINEDILDNLLMLKNLSILYLMNNPILLKYNNYRKLFIYKLKSLTYLDYKPIKTDERRCIEAFFEGGPLKEQEVMQKIERQKKLQHRNSIECIISIKKIILKKYMK; encoded by the exons atgaagaatattttaaataatgatgaagttaaaaatattattgaaaaaaatgaaggATATTATTCCATCATTGAATTAAATGACGTTCtttatttgaataataaattatataccAAAATAGAATGTCTTCAGAATCtacataatttaaaaacatTATATCTAAACAATAACG CTTTAGAAAAAATAGAGGGCCTTGACTGTTGTATAAATCTTATTGCCCT atatcTCAACTGCAatcaaattaaaaaaattgaaaacTTGAATAACTTGATAAGATTGAGAATATTAAATTTGGAGgacaataatatatttgttatagAAAATTTGG AATGTTTGGATTGCTTAGAAGATTTAAATTTAAGCAATAATTGCTTAGGTAGTAAAGGATCCCCAAATACTTCCATATTacataagaataaaaatatatatattttaaactTAAGCAATAATCAAATAAATGAGGACATTTTAGATAATTTGTTAATGTTAAAGAATCTGTCTATTCTGTATTTAATGAACAACCCAATc TTGttgaaatataataattacagaaaattatttatttataaattgAAAAGTTTAACCTATCTTGATTATAAACCAATTAAAACGGATGAGAGAAg ATGTATTGAAGCATTTTTTGAAGGTGGACCCTTAAAAGAACAAGAAGTGATGCAAAAAATAGaaagacaaaaaaaattacaacACAGGAATTCAATTGAATGTATTATCtcaataaaaaagataattttaaaaaaatatatgaaat
- a CDS encoding ethanolamine-phosphate cytidylyltransferase, putative translates to MSNQFLVDTIYNHGYMRKFLSILRSVKKNDKFQYIMKLCENTNIEEDEELYNVFINELHNISNSSSTRKKPNDSSCNESTNNTGNNKENGSNNTHFEDMKDINSSISNNSEEINEFEIDSSTSAQEKTKETRIYVDGIFDLSHSGHFNAMRQAKKLGDIVVVGINSDEDALNSKGVKPIYTQEERGALIAGCKWVDEVIIGTKYNVDMDLLEKYNCDYAAHGTDLAYDKNGTCCYEEVRKFNKLKIFERSYGISTTTIINHLLQAVNNSNYYSSSNNNNNNTLVNSNNNDTNSVSTNEISDINNETNYVYNTNTNSEQLDNFNKNKDNPTILEITEEQIYNSELGISDDNKTKVNEQQHDIDTLPKSLLNRNRCHITTSQIYQFIDNNELIKKKKNKKVVYVDGSFDIFHIGHLRILENAKKLGDYLLVGMHSDEVVQKMKGKYFPVVSLLERTLNVLAMKVVDDVVIGAPWVITESFIKRFHIDVVVRGTIVDYIYSNNEIDPYDIPKKLNIYQELSSESNITTYEIIQRIEKNKKYLMRNMSKRNKKEESIWETSNTYAINN, encoded by the exons atgagTAACCAATTTTTAGTTGACACAATTTATAACCATGGATACATGAGAAAATTTCTTAGTATCTTGAGGAgtgtaaaaaaaaatgacaagtttcaatatataatgaaacTATGtgaaaatacaaatatagaagaagatgaagaattatataatgtatttataaatgaGTTACATAACATAAGTAATAGCTCTTcaacaagaaaaaaaccGAATGATAGTAGTTGTAATGAAAGTACTAATAATActggtaataataaagaaaatggAAGTAATAATACCCATTTTGAAGATATGAAAGATATTAATAGTTCAATATCTAACAATTCAGAGGAAATTAACGAATTTGAAATAGATTCTAGTACATCAGCacaagaaaaaacaaaGGAAACAAGGATATATGTAGATGGAATATTTGACTTATCTCATTCTGGACATTTTAATGCAATGAGGCAAGCTAAAAAATTAGGAGATATAGTAGTTGTAGGTATAAATTCGGATGAGGATGCTTTAAATTCAAAAGGTGTGAAACCAATATATACACAAGAAGAAAGAGGAGCTTTAATAGCAGGTTGTAAATGGGTCGATGAAGTTATTATAGGTACCAAATATAATGTAGATATGGATTTActagaaaaatataattgtGATTATGCGGCGCATGGAACAGATTTAGcatatgataaaaatggaACCTGTTGTTATGAAGAAGTACgaaaatttaataaattaaaaatatttgaaagAAGTTATGGTATATCCACCACAACCATTATAAATCATTTATTACAAGCAGTAAACAATTctaattattattcatcatcaaataataataataataatactcttgtgaatagtaataataatgatacGAATAGTGTTTCAACAAACGAAATTAgtgatattaataatgaaactaattatgtatataacACAAATACAAATTCAGAACAACTTGATAactttaataaaaataaagataatcCAACCATTCTTGAAATTACAGAAGagcaaatatataattcagAATTAGGTATATctgatgataataaaacaaaGGTTAATGAACAGCAACATGATATAGATACATTACCAAAAAGCCTTCTTAATAGAAATAGATGCCATATTACGACATCACAAATATACCAATTcattgataataatgaattaattaaaaaaaagaaaaataaaaaagttgTATATGTTGATGGTTCTTTTGATATATTTCATATCGGACATCTTAGAATTTTAGAAAATGCAAAAAAATTAGGAGATTATCTATTAGTAGGAATGCATTCTGATGAGGTTGTTCAAAAAATGAAAGGAAAATATTTCCCAGTTGTATCCTTATTAGAACGAACATTAAATGTTTTAGCAATGAAAGTTGTAGATGATGTTGTTATAGGAGCTCCTTGGGTAATAACAGAAAGTTTTATTAAGAGATTTCATATTGATGTTGTTGTAAGAGGTACCATTGttgattatatttattcGAATAATGAAATTGATCCGTATGATATTCcgaaaaaattaaacatatatCAAGAATTATCTTCCGAATCT AATATTACAACTTATGAAATTATTCAACgaattgaaaaaaataagaaatatcTAATGCGCAATATGTCAAAGAG GAACAAGAAGGAAGAGAGCATATGGGAAACGTCCAATACTTATgcaataaataattaa